One Dreissena polymorpha isolate Duluth1 chromosome 9, UMN_Dpol_1.0, whole genome shotgun sequence genomic window carries:
- the LOC127844243 gene encoding uncharacterized protein LOC127844243 — MAEASKSTTSEPAKTEGEMRRSKRVSQPSKRMLLYFQDTDSDSSLQKGKGKRPARKIQKVDTLATTTKGTLEHHSTSDDEPVLAFVPSSSDESEGEPLSEREDDLRTKRKGRKRGSKKVKGRCYDHEEQERILEYRKEQERKSKEIIESLTVTERKEFRYC, encoded by the exons atggcggaggcTTCGAAATCTACAACGAGCGAAcca gccAAAACAGAGGGAGAGATGAGAAGAAGTAAACGCGTGAGTCAGCCATCTAAGagaatgttgttgtattttcaggACACAGATTCA GATTCAAGTCTACAGAAGGGTAAAGGAAAACGTCCTGCCAGAAAGATCCAGAAAGTTGATACATTAGCAACAACAACTAAGGGGACACTCGAACACCATAGCACGTCTGACGAT gaaCCTGTACTGGCTTTTGTTCCTTCAAGTTCTGATGAGTCTGAAGGAGAACCACTCAGTGAGAGAGAG GATGATTTAAGAACCAAACGAAAGGGAAGGAAAAGAGGAAGTAAGAAAGTGAAAGGGCGCTGTTATGACCATGAAGAACAAGAAAGAATTCTTGAATATAGAAAAGAACAAGAACGAAAATCTAAG GAAATAATTGAAAGTCTTACAGTCACCGAAAGGAAAGAATTTAGATATTGCTAG